The window gtttggaggaaatggactatgtgcctagcccaagttggagcctggggatcggcaacaaggactagcggcacctcctccaCTGCGGGGGCACGTTCCTCCTTCGCGGGGACCATAGGCCCGGCTGGAGGGTGCGGTCCAACAAGTgatgaggagttgtttccggcagggtcctTGCCAGGAGCCCCGGGAGGCTCTatcgggagaggcttaccggagtccatctttctccttttttgggccattgttgctggggatacggagggctgagttagatggagaacaaaagttcctggttccacaggaagcttctgcgcagcacactttcacagatgatcagctatgctgttttccgcacggggtacgtgctctgtttgcaatccgtcaaagcgctcctccaatcttctcacttcctcaatgtatgcctccatcaatggactttggtaatccttgttgacttgtctcaccacaagctgtgaatctcctcgaatgatcagcttcttgattctCAATTCTGcagcaatcctgagcccggcaaggagcccttcatactctgttGTATTGTTAGTCGCCTCTTCCTGggcaaagtgcatttggacgacgtacttcaagtgctcctcGGAGGGGGCAacgagaagcacgccagcccccgcaccttgtagggaaaaggcaccatcaaaatacatgatccattcttggggcgcttcCTTGCTGGGGATAACTGTTTCCAGCACTTCCTCATTAGGGGTTGgcatccattctgcaataaactctgccaatgccctgctctggattgttgatgtgctctcaaacttcaggccaaagctggataactctaaagcccactccactattctgccggtagcctcagggtttcggagtatcctctgcaacgggaagcgagtgacacccgtgatctcatgggcttggaagtagtggcacagtttccttgaggccataatgagaccaaagatcaatttttgcacgccagagtacctcgatctagctccctaTAGTAGGGAACTGACAAAGTACACTGGgtgctgcaccactttcttcttTGCCACGTCCTTGGGGTCGCCCTCGCTGCCGTGTCCATTTCTGCCCTAATCCTTATCTGGCCCTGCCGGTCCTTGCTCACTCTCTGCTTCCTCTACTTCCCGCTGTGCCACCAAGGccgcactaaccacttgattggttgccgccaagtataGTAGCAACGGCTCTTGGGGTTTGGGGGAACCAAGGTGGGCGCAGACGATaagtaggccttcaactcttgcaaagctgcatctacttctggggtccacttcatgggtcCTGCCTTCATCAGGATTTTGAAGAATggcagggcgcgctcggcagacttggagataaatctgcttagcgcggcaacGCACCCTATCAAACGCCTCACATCCTTGACTGTCCTGGGCGCTTGAATTTGCTCGATAGCTTTGATATTGTCTGGGTTGGCCTCAATCCCTCGATGGGATACAACGAACCCAAGTAGTTTGTcggagggaacgccaaacacacacttctctgggttgagcttcaagttgatcttgcgcagattagcaaatgtctcctccaaatcctgaataagggttgctctgtccttggtcttgacctcaatatcatccatataagcctcaATGTCTCTGTGTAGTTGTgtctcaaaaccaatctggactgcccttgcaaaagtagACCTGACACTCTTTAATTTGAAAGGCATGCGGATAAAATAGTATGTACCGCATGGGGTGATGAACaaggtcttctcttcgtcttctttggtcatgaagatttggtgatatccagaatatgcatccaaaaaggagagcaaatcatagcctaaagtggagtccacaatctgatcgatgcgcggcaagggaaatgggtcctttgggcaagccttgttgagatatGTGAAATCTATGCACATCCTTAGCCTTCCGAACAACCACTGGATTTTCTAACCAAGTTGGATGTAACACTCCTCTGACCAGACCAGCTGCCTCAAGCTTCTTGATCTCCTCCGAAtgaactgctgcctctccaaggcctaCTTCCAAACTTTCTACTTGACAGGTCGGGCATGtaggcagacagcaaggtggtgctcgattacctccctgggaacactggggatatcagatggttggcaggcaaacacatcgatattctcccgcaggaaggcaacgagcgcgctttcctatttgtcatcgagggtggggctgatagtgaaggtaccatcaacgccagccagccgtgccaggaccttcttcacttgtggtgcagcaaccttggatctcttgttGTTGGAACTCGCCGGCAAGTCATCATCAGGCGCAACGCACTCCGAAAAGGTACACTTCCTAGATTCCTTGCCAGCATCCCTGCtatccttcttctttcctctGTTCTCCTTGGCGGGAACTGTCGCTGCCGCTGCCTCTGCCGCGACTGCACCCCGATACATCTTATCCATGCAAATGATTAcgtccttctcatctgatgggatggaaatgactcctaccggcccgggcatcttcaaggtgttgtaggcatagtgggatgccgccatgaatttagcCAGGGCTGGGCGTCCAAGGATCCAATTGTACGGCACGGGAAGGTCGACCACATCGAACATAATCTTCTCAGTCCGATAGTTCAGTTTCCCCCAAATGTCACTGGCAACGTggtctttcccttaggatgactcctgctgggattaactccttgaaacgtgcctatGACCTTTAgctcttcctctgctatctgaagtttgctgatgacctttgggaaaatcagattcaacccggccccgccgtcaaccaacatctttgtgaccttgaggttgcgaattgttggagagaccaacaatggcaaacatcctACCGCAATGGTACAGTCAAGATGGTCCTCTTCGTTGAAAATGATGGGTGTGCGTGACCATTTGAGTGGTTTCTGAGCCTCTGGCTCTGGTTCCACGGCATTGACCTCACGTGCCCACAGTTTGAGTTGATGATGAGAGGAGTGCAGGGATGCACCTCTGTCAATGCACAGGGCGTTAGTGGCCTTCTGGAACCCCtcctcactggtttcctcttcatcccctccatcactctcatcattgcaAGCTTCCTTCTCTCGATCCTTGgtgggttttccttggttccggaagggtttgccggggcgatttgcttcaccacctcggcccttaccgccaacagcattctgacctttttccttatcacACTTCTCATATTCTACTCTCTGCGTCTTGACGAGCTActcaacctgataacactcttgcaggtcgtggcccttggtctgATGAATTTTGCAGTACGGCCTGTCGCCTTTCCCAGCTTTCTCGGCAGCCGCAGCCTCCGGCAGTCAGCACACacggcagcttccttgccgggaGCTTCGGCTTTAGCCTTCTTGACGGTACTAGGTGTGCCCGATCCTTCAACaatcatcactgccttatccttgCGTCTCTTGCTGCGCTTCTTGCTCCTCTTCTGACTGGTGGATTCGTCATCGTCTTCTGAGTCGATGTTGACGCAATCCTCTTCTCCTGGGAGtttccttccttcctccatccgagcacacttgtcCACCAAAGTGTAAaactccttcacagtcttgggaaACCACACGTTCATCTTGGAATGAATCCTGCGGTTACGCACATTGGATTGGAAGGCAGCTATCACAGCTGCTGGATGGATATTTGGGACGTTCCTGTGGACTCTGCTGAATCTCTGCAAATACTTCCGAAGAGTCTCTCCTTCTTTTtgttggagaagctgcaaatCACTGGGCCGCCCTGGTTCTTGATGACCACCaatgaaggcgccaatgaactcatggcacatgacagcccatgacgaaatggagttctccggcaggtgcatcagccaagacctcacattggacttgagtgccaaagggaagtagttggcaaacaccttctcatgTCCTCCCCCGGTagcctgaacagcgatggtgtagatgcttaGAAACTCTATCGAGTTTAGCCTTCCATCAtacttctcgggtatctctgACTTGAACGTACGAACGGACAGCCAACagacttgccgcagctcacgagtaaaggcaGGGTACCCAACCTCGAAAGGCAGGTACTCGCCAGGCTCGAGTGCAGGCTCGTCAACGTCGGGTCCCTCGCACCCATTAGCCCGACGGTGGTCGTCGCGGCGTCGCTCGACGATGACGTGTGCGTCTCCCCTCTGCCTGTCCTCTAGGGCTCGCCGTTGGCCTagacgtgctcgagggtcagaGGAGGCCATCGAGACATCGTCAGGTTCTTGATTCTGCCGCGCTAGGGCTGGTTGCCGTGGTGGGGACTGTACCATGGGGATGGCCCCGTCCGTACGACCAGCAGCGCGAGCCGTCGTCGTCGCCTGGGGAGGCTGTGATAGGCCAGCTCGTTGTGAGCCCCCAGCCTCGGCCAAACCGAGCAGACTCTGAATGGTGGCACGCCACTCGTCCATCTGCTCGGCCACCGGCGGAAACCTCAGTAGCAGCTGGGCCCGCGCCATGGCTTCTGTAGTCGTGCTTGGCATGGGCGATGATGATGTGGACCGCACCGTCGCTCGGCTTCTGAAGGTGCGAGTGGCGACAACACCATGCCCTTGCTGTTGCGAGGCGGTCATCtggatggcatgatgacatggtGAAGGCACTCGAGGGCCAGCGGCTCCGTTGGGCGCAGTGACCTGGTCGACTCGCCCCGGGGTAGGCGCATGCACCGTCACTGATTATGCATCAAGACGACTGCAAATTCACAAGTTTCACTCATTCCAGTAAGTTTCGAGTTATAAAGTACTGAATGAAGAAACTTTCTTTCCACAGGTCAAAGGAAAAAACATAAGCAATTAGGATATGATTATGCACAACATGCAGTGATGAAAGTAAGTCAAGAAGGACATGAACATTAGCCGAAATATATGAACATAACAATTCAAACACTAGTTTCAGGAGGAGTTTTATCATATCAAATCATTTACTATGAACTTAGTTATTTGCATAAAAAAACTAAATGGTCATTCTGAGAAATAATAAGCAATGGAAAGAAAATGTATGAAAACTTCAAACAAACCTGCCTCGTCTTCATCTTCCATTACAGAAGCCAAAAGTTGCGAAGGTCCAAATTGGTTGCCATTAGAATCTGCTTCGACAGTAGTTCTCATTATGTCTTTTTGCAGCCCTGGTTCCTGAACCTCAAGTCTTGCTTCAGCATTCAGTATTATTTTACTACAATATTCAAAATCAAATTCGAAAGCCCACAGTTCATTTAGATCCCTTGGGACGACTCTCATCGTACGCAAATATGGTGGAAGTTCTCCAAGACTGAAATCAGTAAGTGTAATTTCGCCAATATAGGAGGCAGTTCTCATGTTTGACAATTTTCGCTGAAAAACAAGAAAACTAACCATTAGCAAATATGTTTGAAGGACGAGTTTACTTGTTTTAAATGTAAGCATTATCTAACCTGAAGGCGTGCTTTAATGGATTTACTTATATCATCACTCATTTTAGCATCAAAAAACAACCGAGAGATTAGGAGGTTCCAACAAAGTGTGCCTTCATCAGTAAACTTTTCATCTACATTTGTTTCAGGAGAATCTGAGAATCTGTTGCTGTAACTGAAATCAGAACTAGGGGTACTGGGTTGCTTTATGTCTAGTGATGATGAACTACTGCTTGACCTTTCTTCTTGTGCATCAATTAGTGCGGCACCAATGTAGCTGCGTGTTTTTTGGAACGTCTTTCTTTCTGCTTGTGCTGAGGTCGAGCTTGTTCTAGTCAACTGGGGAGCTTTTATAGATGCCTTCCTAGCAAACTTCTTAAGGAAAAGGCGTACTTTTGACGACCCATCAGATTTTACTGCCTTGTCCATAATTTCACGATCCTCAGTAGAAAGTGCAGTTGATTTCAGGAAACAAGGGTATCCAGCGTGTAAAGAGGATATGTAACTTCTGAACTCTTCGCTCAACCTAGTATGCAATTTCAGTTTCTCCTTGTCTGTAGAAGATGCAAGACGAAGTGCTTTACACCATGATTCTTTCTCCCAAGAGGTGTCCACATAAAGATAGCATACCTTGCTCCGCTTGCAAATCTCAGATTCCTTGCTTTCTAGTTTTATCGGATACCTCTTAGACCTGAAAGAAAATGGATAAATATAAATGGTAGTTACATTGAAACTAGAGTGCATATGCAAAGTGTATTGCAGTATCCACATTCAAATAGGCAAAGTAGGAAAATATAGTCACTTTTTAAGAACATCTAAATTGAAAAATAAAAGCATTCTTAGTCTTTAGCTGAATCCAAAATATAAGCATGCTTATCTAACCTACCATATGTCAAGTAACACATTGAACAAGATACACACTGAACATAAATATGAGTTAATGCGGCGCAAAAACTTTGAAGATCAGTGTATGATAACAAATTTCATATGCACAAACCATTTACGCGACGGTAGGTTAGAAGCAGAAACAACAAGAACAGTGCAATCCAGAAGCCCAATAGTTAACTGAGAACCATCGGAACCTGTCAAGACAAGCAAGTGGCCTTGAATTTTAGCCCGCATCCTTATCGGAGAAACCTCAACGATGTTCTTTTTATCCTTCACGCCTTTCTGAACCCCAGTTGGTGGTAAGCGGTTGCCGTTCCTAACTTTTGGCACCTTTCCTGGCTCTAACATCCAGAGAAAACCCTGCAACAAGTATGGCAGTCAGGTGAAATGATCCAAATTGCAACCATACCTTTCTCGAATAAACACAGATACATCATGTGAGAGTTGGTCTAATGGTCAGCACGGCTAGTTGATGGCCCAGTAGCAAATAAATAACGAAGGATATTGCTTTGCATTAAATACAACAGAACAGAGAGAAGGTGCAAATTCAGGAGAACAGACTGCTTCTCCAATCAGCACCAAGCGTTCAGTCACAACAATTCGAGGAAGGCGAAAGAATCTGGTTCCAAGAAATTTTCTGTATAAAGTAAGCGAGCTTTCCTGGAATGTTATTGATAGACCCCCATTTGCATAGGATTGCAATTGCGATGCAGGAGAACAGTAGAAAGGAATCGGTAGAAACGGGAGAGTGCGCGGGATAATTTCAGGTTTATTGACCTGCTTCTCGGCGGGGAACGGCCGGtcgccggagagctcggcggcggcggcctccggaggcggaggccTTGGCCCGCGGCGGCGCAGCGCGCGGACAGCCCAGAGAAGCGCCGCCCCCTCCGTGAGAGCGAGCGCGAGGAGGCCCAGGAGGAAGCCCGAGAGGAAGATCGCCACCGCCATGGGCGACGACGATGACGAGGAGACCTTCCCAGGCGAGGCTGCTCTGCAGCGCACAAGAGGACATAGGAAAGAAGAAGAGGCGGAGAAGAAGTCAGCATTGTCAATGGAGGGGTGGACGTGCAGGGCCCATCTGTCACGGTCGGTGCTGCTTTATGACCTTTTTTTAAAGGAGGAGGATCTTTTTGTGCCCAGAACCAGATGCTGAATGGTGAACGCGCTTCTCGCTTCATGGCGCACACACAATGATTTGGAAGTCATTGTCATGACATACAACATAATTGTATTTATGTAAACTTATTTTCTACTCCCTTCGTCCACTATTAAAGGATGTTTTATTCTTTTTTCTAATGCGTATGTGTGTAGACATGTTCTAATGTGTTTGTTCACTCGTTTCAATACGTATGTAGTCCGTATTAAAATGCCCAAACATCTTATAAtaatgaacggagggagtaaaactTAAAAATGCATTGTTTCTAAATTGTCAATCTGAATAAAAATTCTATTTTAACTATTTGGTTCTTTGCAAGGAGATCTTAAAATAGTTTGTTGTCGTGGTTTTTAGATACAAATTAACGTGAGGGGGGCTTGGGTCTACTTCTCTCATAGCAGTTATATTTTATAAAAAATAATatacacatatatatataatattaaTTACGCTCGAACTCTACACACCAACAAGCACCGGTAGAAAAAAGGGAGTAACttatactagtgtcatgcatatgacactagtctaagttactaccttcatagtgcaaaGTAACATAGTAGTAGTGTCATAGATGGCTTCATTTATTAGCTTGTGGACTCATCCTTTCTCGGGAAGCGCTATGtgacagtaacatattatgttactctaaacacctctctcctcattaattacATGTCACATAAGCAAAATTTTCTTGGAGTGTGCTATGTTATtacctaagttactcccactatgactaggCTTAGCAGCAGCCCTCGGAAGCCGTTGTGACCAAGCAGGACAAAGGTACCTGTATTAATCACCCCCAAGGTGGTTGGATAGTCAAAACCGTCCACAATAAATTTAGGAGGCGGTTTGCTCGACGAAACCGCCAGCACAGACGGTTTGACTCTAGAAACTGCCCACAGGTCATGAGTACCTGCCCATCGGTCTGGCGTGGTGACCGTCGACTCTTGTACGCTTCTTCACGGTGACCGTCGTCGCCCCCGTACTTCAATGTTAGATTGGTCCATCCGTGGTGGCAGATCTGCCCATCGGTCGTGGCGCGGTGGAAGATTTGCCCATTCACGGCAACGCggtgcctgatgacccacaagtataggggatctatcgtagtcctttcgataagtaagagtgtcgaacccaacgaggagcagaaggaaatgataagtggttttcagcaaggtattctctgcaaacactgaaattataggtaacagatagttttgtgaaaggataattggtaacgagcaacaagtaacaaaagtaaataaagtgcagcaaggtggcccaatcctttttgtagcaaaggacaagcctggacaaactcttatatagagaaaagcgctctcgaggacacatgggaattatcgtcaagctagttttcatcacgttcatgtGATTCGCGTTCGgcactttgataatttgatatgtgggtggaccggtgcttgggtactgtccttacttggacaagcatcccacttatgattaacctctattgcaagcatccgcaactacaacaaaagtattaaggtaaacctaaccatagcatgaaacatatggatccaaatcagccccttacgaagcaacacataaactagggtttaagcttctgtcactctagcaacccatcatctacttattacttcccaatgccttcctctaggcccaaataatggtgaagtgttatgtagtcgacgttcacataacaccactagaggatagacaccatacatctcatcaaaatatcgaacgaataccaaattcacatgactactaatagcaagacttctcccatgtcctcaggaacaaacgtaactactcacaaagcatattcatgttcataatcagaggggtattaatatgcataaaggatctgaacatatgatcttccaccaaataaaccaactagcatcaactacaaggagtaatcaacactactagcaacctacaggtaccaatcccagacttagagacaagaattggatacaagagatgaactagggtttaagaggaaatggtgctggtgaagatgttgatggagattgccctctcccgatgagaggagcgttggtgatgacgatggcgatgatttccccctcccggagggaagtgtccccggcagaacagctctgccgcaaccctagattggttccgccaaggttccgcctcgtggcggcggagtctcgtcccgaaagcttgcttatgatttttcttcggacgaatgacttcatatagcagaagatggccaccggagggccaacagggggcccatgaggcaggggggtaTGCCCAGGggatagggcgcgccccccaccctcgtggacaggtggaggcccccctgacgtatttcttctgctcagtattttttattatttccaaaaataactttcgtggagtttcaggactttggagttgtgcagaataggtctctaatatttgctccttttccagcccagaattccagctgccggcattctccctccttatgtaaaccttgtaaaataagagagaataggcatcagtatcgtgacataacgtgtaataatagcccataatgcaataaatattgatataaatgCATGATGCAAAttcccaagcttagacctcgcttgtcctcaagcggaagccgataacgataaatatgtccacatgtttagaggtagaggtgtcgataaaataaaatacggacatgagggcatcatgattattctcataacagcaacatatatgaatattgtcttatgatttcttatgctcaagtaataatctattcacaatgcaaagtacgaatcagaaactttattgagaactaacaaactataatctcagtcattgaggcaattgcaatttatcataacatcagaaagagtctatgtcagagctttctagcaagtccacatactcaactatcatttagtctttcataattgctaacactcacgcaatacttgtggttacggagttttaatcggacacggagaaagatagggtcttatagtttcgcctcccaaccttttacctcaagggtaatgtcaacaataataactcatgctaacttacatccaattagatatatatatatcaggatctttccaacacactgtgcttgccaaaggataaaatgtaaaaaggaaaggtgaagatcaccatgactcttgcataaggtagaaggtaataataaaagataggcccttcgcagagggaagcagaggttgccatgcgctttcagggttggatgcacaaaatcttaatgcgaaagaacgtcactttatattgccacttgtgatatgaacctttattatgcagtccgtcgcttttatttcttccacatcacaagatcgtataaagcttatttcctccacaccaatcaatcatacatatttagagagcaatttttattgcttgcaccgatgacaacttacttgaaggatcttactcaatccataggtagatatggtggactctcatggcaaaactggtttaagggtatttggaagcacaagtagtatctctactcggtgcaaagaatttggctagcatgagggggaaaggcaagctcaacatgttggatgatccatgacaatatactttatcttaGATATAagaaacataacccattacgttgtcttccttgtccaacatcaactctttagcatgtcatattttaatgagtgctcccaatcataaaagatgtccaagatagtatatttatatgtgaaacctctctttctttattacttcatattaattgcaacgatgaccaaagctatgtttgtcaactctcaacaatttttaatcatcatactctttctacgtgaagtcattactctcaataagatcaatatgatctctttgtttctttttatttttttgtttttcttttattcactcaagatcatagcaagataatcaagcccttgactcaatactaatctttattatatatagctcacggactcgattacaaagaaagatcataaagcaaactcaaaactagatcataccaaaactttattctactagatcaacatactactaaaaggatcaaactaagaaaaacggtaaagataggagatgtggttgtgatacgataccggggcacctcccccaagcttggcagttgccaaggggagtgcccatacccatgtgattatgtctcctttgccgGTGAGgggattgttgatgatgtaggcttgtcgtccaccttccaaggcataggctcaccatcatagaaggatgatcgagtctccgggatccttaaatctgcagccaaactcatccttttgaatctatattcatactcgcagttttggttttgcaggtcatagatttgggcttggaggtgctcgattttctcgtggagcttgaagatagcctccccaatgtccttggcatccagcttgtggttgttggtgaactccgtgatcattatgtgattggagtcaagtccacgctccaccatctcctggcacttaaaaacttgttgctccattgcttcgagccttgtctccacgcttctggtcctccgtggtccctcaacatcacggatgtgcagcaacccatcacgcatctcaatggtttgagggtgttgcggcacctccgcgaggtaggggttgatgaccttcttgaagaacttgtccttgggggcgcttggagacgtcatgatgatctagatctgtcacaGAAACAGCTcaaaacgaaaacagaggataattgcgtgatacagtggtcaaaaccttcgggagattatataatgaatttttaccgaccaaaatacgtatcgcgcaagaaaacggagtccggagagcgcacgaggtgcccacgaggcagggggcgcgcccaggggggtagggcgcgccctccacccttgtggaggcctcgtgtccttcccgaactgcttcttatttttctgtttttctaaaaattccaaaacggagaaaaatttccattagaactgttttggagtcggtttacttaccgtaccacatacctattccttttcggagtctggaacgttccggaaagtgtcccttatgtattcctccggggttacggtttcaataacattggtttcaacatttataggattacctgagatataatgtttgattctttgaccgttcaccaccttcggatttgtgccttcgaagttgttgatttttatggcaccggaacgatagacctcctcgataacgtaagggccttcccatttagagagaagttttcctgcaaaaaatcttaaacgagagttgtatagcaatacataatcacctacattaaactcacgcttttgtatccttttgtcatgccatcttttaactttttctttaaacaatttggcattctcataggcttgggttctccattcatcaagtgagctaatgtcaaataacctcttctcaccggcaagtttgaaatcatagttgagctctttaatagcccaataagctttatgttctagttcgagaggtaagtgacatgcttttccataaaccattttatacggagacatacccataggatttttatatgcagttctataggcccataatgcatcatcaagtttcttggaccaattctttctagatctattgacagtcttttgcaaaattaatttgagctctgtCTTACTCAATTCTAcctgaccactagactgtgggtgatagggagatgcaattctatgattaacatcatatttagcaagcatttttcggaaagcaccatgaataaaatgtgaaccacca is drawn from Aegilops tauschii subsp. strangulata cultivar AL8/78 chromosome 1, Aet v6.0, whole genome shotgun sequence and contains these coding sequences:
- the LOC109762096 gene encoding uncharacterized protein isoform X2; the protein is MAVAIFLSGFLLGLLALALTEGAALLWAVRALRRRGPRPPPPEAAAAELSGDRPFPAEKQGFLWMLEPGKVPKVRNGNRLPPTGVQKGVKDKKNIVEVSPIRMRAKIQGHLLVLTGSDGSQLTIGLLDCTVLVVSASNLPSRKWSKRYPIKLESKESEICKRSKTRRN
- the LOC109762096 gene encoding uncharacterized protein isoform X1 — protein: MAVAIFLSGFLLGLLALALTEGAALLWAVRALRRRGPRPPPPEAAAAELSGDRPFPAEKQGFLWMLEPGKVPKVRNGNRLPPTGVQKGVKDKKNIVEVSPIRMRAKIQGHLLVLTGSDGSQLTIGLLDCTVLVVSASNLPSRKWSKRYPIKLESKESEICKRSKVCYLYVDTSWEKESWCKALRLASSTDKEKLKLHTRLSEEFRSYISSLHAGYPCFLKSTALSTEDREIMDKAVKSDGSSKVRLFLKKFARKASIKAPQLTRTSSTSAQAERKTFQKTRSYIGAALIDAQEERSSSSSSSLDIKQPSTPSSDFSYSNRFSDSPETNVDEKFTDEGTLCWNLLISRLFFDAKMSDDISKSIKARLQRKLSNMRTASYIGEITLTDFSLGELPPYLRTMRVVPRDLNELWAFEFDFEYCSKIILNAEARLEVQEPGLQKDIMRTTVEADSNGNQFGPSQLLASVMEDEDEAGLFEVFIHFLSIAYYFSE